In a single window of the Cryptococcus tetragattii IND107 chromosome 1, whole genome shotgun sequence genome:
- a CDS encoding tryptophan-tRNA ligase encodes MPPPHRLHKALSFSFNLTRRTYATKKQKPKMQTPDQPSKSGAMTPGAIAQQLSMLDLPAPTGLKLSLANLQSSANPESALSPFSDATTDTGDISGPEPEAIVQARHKARSESMSEQLSERLAKMKLPQPERIFGPDEGGSSASREENGGKQGVSADDWEKVKLADEVPEAVKEPKRMTHSRHTSRAEAALPRTPTIPEAEEFSAPAPVKEQKITPFDVEGGVDASGRELAIDYEKVTKRFGATLISQELLERFERLTGQKPHPLLRRGTFYSHRDFNLILDRYEKGQPFYLYTGRGPSSDSMHMGHLVPFMFTAYLQRVFNVPLVIQITDDEKYLLERDAKKQQELMKKIKAKKPLDLLRYYKKMGQDNIKDIIACGVIPEKTYIFSDLNTVSGVFYENVNLISKTITLSQSRNIFGFSDSDNVGMFHFAAVQATPSFCNSFPQIFGTRDDIPALIPCAIDQDPYFLLTRDSADRLGYKKPALLHAKFLPALQGAGTKMSASKENTAIFMTDDAKKIAKKIKSHAFSGGGATKEDHEKYGGNPDVDIAYQYLSFFEEDDAKMERLASEYRKGTLSTREMKEACIEKLQEVVAEFQKNRAAVTDEVLQYFQDPTRKIDPRPKARETSEPGPAAASVPGIGAV; translated from the exons ATGCCCCCACCCCATCGCCTCCACAAGGCCttatctttctctttcaacctTACTCGCCGCACTTACGCCACAAAGAAACAGAAACCCAAAATGCAGACCCCAGACCAGCCTTCCAAGTCAGGCGCAATGACTCCAGGCGCTATCGCACAGCAACTCTCCATGCTCGACCTCCCTGCTCCTACAGGCCTCAAACTTTCCCTCGCCAACCTGCAGTCTTCTGCCAATCCCGAATctgctctttctcccttttccgACGCGACCACCGACACCGGGGATATCTCCGGCCCAGAGCCTGAGGCTATCGTCCAAGCCAGACACAAGGCTCGTTCCGAATCCATGTCTGAACAACTTTCTGAAAGACTCGCCAAGATGAAGTTGCCTCAGCCTGAAAGAATCTTTGGTCCCGACGAAGGTGGAAGCTCTGCTTCCAGAGAGGAAAATGGTGGTAAGCAGGGTGTCAGTGCTGATGATTGGGAAAAAGTCAAGCTTGCGGATGAGGTGCCTGAGGCTGTCAAGGAGCCCAAGAGGATGACTCACTCCAGACATACCAGCAGGGC CGAGGCCGCTCTTCCCAGAACACCTACTATCCCTGAGGCTGAGGAGTTTAGTGCTCCCGCGCCAGTCAAAGAGCAGAAAATTACTCCTTTCGATGTTGAGGGTGGTGTTGATGCTTCGGGAAGGGAGCTTGCCAT TGACTACGAGAAGGTTACAAAACGATTTGGTGCCACCCTTATCTCTCAAGAATTGCTTGAGCGATTCGAGAGACTCACTGGTCAGaaacctcatcctctcttgAGGCGAGGTACCTTTTACTCTCATCG GGACTTCAACTTGATCCTCGACCGATACGAAAAGGGACAACCCTTCTACCTTTACACTGGTCGAGGACCCAGTAGCGACTCCATGCACATGGGTCACCTTGTCCCCTTCATGTTCACTGC TTACCTGCAACGAGTCTTCAACGTTCCTCTCGTCATCCAGATCACTGACGACGAAAAATACCTCCTTGAACGAGACGCCAAGAAACAGCAGGAGctcatgaagaagatcaaggctAAGAAACCTCTTGATCTCCTCCGATACTACAAGAAGATGGGCCAAGATAACATCAAGGATATAATTGCTTGTGGTGTTATCCCCGAGAAAACCTATATCTTCTCCGACTTGAACACTGTCAG CGGTGTCTTCTACGAGAACGtcaacctcatctccaagacTATCACCCTCAGCCAAAGCAGAAACATTTTCGGCTTCAGCGACTCTGATAACGTCGGCATGTTCCACTTTGCCGCCGTTCAAGCTaccccttccttctgcaaCTCTTTCCCTCAAATCTTTGGTACTCGCGATGACATCCCCGCTTTGATCCCTTGTGCCATCGACCAGGACCCTTAC ttcctcctcacccgAGACTCTGCCGACCGATTGGGCTACAAGAAACCCGCTCTCCTTCATGCTAAATTCCTGCCCGCCCTCCAAGGTGCCGGTACCAAGATGTCCGCCTCCAAGGAGAATACCGCCATCTTCATGACCGATGACGCGAAAAAGATCGCCAAGAAAATCAAGTCCCACGCCTTCTCCGGCGGTGGTGCGACAAAGGAAGACCACGAAAAGTATGGCGGTAACCCTGATGTGGATATCGCGTATCAATACTTGAGTTtctttgaggaggatgatgccaagatggagaggttggCGAGTGAGTATAGGAAGGGTACTTTGAGTACtagagagatgaaggaggctTGTATTGAGAAGCTTCAGGAGGTTGTCGCCGAGTTCCAAAAG AACCGAGCCGCCGTCACCGACGAAGTCCTCCAATACTTCCAAGACCCCACTAGAAAGATCGACCCCCGACCAAAGGCCAGGGAGACGTCTGAGCCCGGccctgctgctgcctctgTTCCTGGTATCGGTGCTGTGTag